In the genome of Xanthocytophaga agilis, one region contains:
- a CDS encoding NAD-dependent epimerase/dehydratase family protein, translated as MNSLTISILGCGWLGLPLAEHLLQKGYPIKGSTASTTDIEKLKDRNIIPYHLEITDQSIFCDDLAGFLSCDILIVCFPPSRREDIEHYYPAQIQQLVSVMKTSSLQHILFISSTSVYRDVNREVTEAETQLAEKGSGKALHLSEYLLQKQFSTTCLRFGGLIGYDRMPHHYLHNKKRVTDVHTPLNLIHRDDCIQLIEKIIDQNVWGEVFNACADTHPTRKEFYMTEATVYRLSLPEFSDKSATGYKIVRSDKIKQRLDYTFIYPDILAISAIEKSINKH; from the coding sequence ATGAATTCTTTGACTATCAGTATACTAGGTTGTGGTTGGCTGGGATTACCTCTGGCAGAACATCTCTTACAAAAAGGATATCCTATTAAAGGATCGACTGCATCAACTACTGATATAGAAAAATTAAAAGATCGAAATATTATTCCTTATCATCTTGAAATCACAGATCAAAGTATTTTCTGTGATGATCTTGCTGGATTTCTGTCTTGTGATATTTTGATTGTCTGCTTTCCACCATCTCGCAGAGAAGACATTGAACACTATTATCCGGCTCAGATACAGCAATTAGTATCTGTCATGAAAACATCATCTTTACAACACATTTTATTTATCAGCTCTACTTCTGTCTATCGGGATGTGAATCGGGAAGTAACAGAAGCAGAAACACAATTGGCAGAAAAAGGAAGTGGAAAAGCGTTGCATCTGTCGGAATATCTTTTACAAAAACAATTTTCGACTACTTGTCTGCGGTTTGGAGGACTGATCGGCTATGACAGAATGCCCCATCATTATCTTCACAATAAGAAGCGGGTTACAGATGTCCATACGCCATTGAATCTTATTCATAGAGATGATTGTATCCAACTGATTGAAAAAATTATTGACCAAAATGTATGGGGAGAAGTATTTAACGCCTGTGCAGATACCCATCCTACACGAAAAGAATTTTATATGACAGAGGCAACCGTATATAGATTATCTTTGCCTGAATTTTCAGACAAATCAGCAACAGGTTATAAAATCGTCCGTTCTGACAAAATCAAACAAAGGTTAGATTATACATTTATCTATCCGGATATTCTGGCCATTTCAGCCATTGAAAAAAGCATCAACAAACACTAA
- a CDS encoding sirohydrochlorin chelatase, whose amino-acid sequence MKKASTNTKSINLSVVKRGILLCGHGSRDKEGIEGFKELVLLLKHRYPDRIVDYGFLEFSHPVYAAAVERMYLEGVREITAVPAILFAGGHAKNDIPYEMNSLQQQYEGLTIKLASHIGITPSILQLAKKNIEVLEAQHPQTDRKETCLLVVGRGTSDPDANSDVVKLMRMLWEGMGFGFGTTAYIGVTTPLLKDTLPLLEHLPFQRVVVLPIFLFTGVLLKRIYEQIDTFNSTSEKEFLYTSSFETDDLLLEALSERITEAEKGSPNMNCQLCKYRTQIVGFENEVGKEQVGHHLAVKGILFEEDEKIAEKKGILSGVKKILGI is encoded by the coding sequence TTGAAAAAAGCATCAACAAACACTAAATCTATTAACCTGTCAGTAGTGAAAAGAGGAATATTACTTTGTGGACACGGCAGTCGTGATAAAGAAGGCATTGAAGGCTTCAAGGAACTGGTGTTACTACTTAAACACCGTTATCCGGATCGTATAGTGGATTATGGCTTTCTGGAATTTTCTCATCCGGTATATGCAGCGGCAGTGGAACGGATGTATCTGGAAGGAGTACGTGAAATTACGGCTGTGCCTGCCATTTTATTTGCCGGAGGGCATGCCAAGAACGATATTCCATATGAGATGAATAGCCTCCAGCAACAATATGAGGGATTAACGATCAAGCTAGCCAGTCATATAGGCATCACACCATCCATTCTCCAACTGGCAAAGAAAAACATTGAAGTTCTGGAAGCTCAGCATCCACAAACAGATCGCAAAGAAACTTGTTTGCTGGTGGTTGGAAGAGGAACGTCTGATCCGGATGCAAATTCAGATGTGGTTAAACTTATGCGTATGTTATGGGAAGGAATGGGCTTTGGATTTGGAACTACAGCCTATATTGGTGTAACAACACCTTTGCTCAAAGACACCCTGCCTTTGCTGGAACATTTGCCTTTCCAACGTGTGGTAGTACTTCCAATCTTTCTTTTTACCGGAGTACTTTTAAAACGAATTTACGAACAGATAGATACCTTCAATAGCACCTCAGAGAAAGAATTTCTCTATACCAGTTCCTTTGAAACAGATGATCTGTTGCTCGAAGCCTTAAGTGAACGCATTACAGAAGCAGAAAAAGGAAGTCCTAATATGAACTGCCAGTTGTGTAAATACCGTACACAGATTGTTGGCTTTGAAAATGAGGTAGGAAAAGAACAGGTTGGGCATCACTTAGCAGTAAAAGGAATCCTTTTTGAAGAGGATGAGAAAATTGCAGAGAAGAAAGGGATTCTCTCTGGTGTAAAAAAGATTCTGGGCATTTAA
- the cobJ gene encoding precorrin-3B C(17)-methyltransferase codes for MKLSVVGIGPGDKDYILPIAQQVLSEADIVIGYSYYFQFIEHLLKPGCECIGKELSEEEARAQLAVERCEDGKHVAVISSGDAGIYAMASLVYEYARLSANKDIELQTIPGISAFIASAGKLGAPLGHDFCCISLSDLMTPWSTIEKRILGAATGDFVTSIYNPRSKKRFWQLERFREIFLQHRSPDTPVAIIRQITRPAEQITLTTLEKMDTSLVDMFSLVMIGNSQTYTFQNFLVTPRGYLSRKPQTGQQIQDESFRQIQQQLKRTDLHPTDQWAVIRCIHSTADFEYENLYESSLEAMTQWNLYLKQGGTIVTDVTMVQAGITKAFTQQYKTQVICYLNDPRVEELSIQEELTRSQAAMRIATEEHPTALFVVGNAPTALFELCDQLIDQKIKPAGIIAAPVGFVNVVESKLKLKAIPTVPYVLIKGQKGGSNVAASIVNAAFTLDSFYQTDTGI; via the coding sequence ATGAAGTTAAGTGTTGTAGGCATTGGTCCGGGTGACAAAGATTATATTTTACCTATAGCCCAGCAAGTACTATCGGAGGCGGATATTGTGATTGGTTATAGTTACTACTTTCAGTTTATTGAACATTTACTCAAACCAGGCTGCGAATGTATTGGTAAAGAATTAAGTGAGGAAGAAGCCCGAGCTCAACTGGCAGTTGAAAGATGTGAGGATGGCAAACATGTAGCGGTTATCAGTTCCGGAGATGCAGGCATTTATGCGATGGCATCTCTTGTTTATGAATATGCCCGTTTGTCTGCAAACAAAGATATAGAACTTCAAACCATTCCAGGTATCAGTGCTTTTATTGCATCAGCAGGTAAACTGGGAGCTCCACTGGGTCATGACTTTTGTTGTATCTCATTATCTGATTTGATGACTCCCTGGAGTACGATTGAAAAACGTATTTTGGGAGCAGCAACGGGTGATTTTGTTACCTCAATCTATAATCCCCGCAGCAAAAAAAGATTTTGGCAGTTAGAGCGGTTTCGTGAGATATTTCTTCAGCACAGAAGCCCGGATACACCTGTCGCTATCATCCGACAGATTACACGACCAGCTGAACAGATTACATTGACCACTCTGGAAAAGATGGATACCAGTCTGGTAGATATGTTTTCGCTGGTGATGATAGGCAATTCCCAAACCTATACATTTCAAAACTTTCTGGTTACTCCACGAGGATATCTATCCCGCAAACCGCAAACAGGGCAACAGATACAGGACGAAAGTTTCCGTCAGATACAACAACAGTTAAAACGTACAGATCTTCATCCAACTGATCAATGGGCTGTTATTCGTTGTATCCACTCAACAGCAGACTTTGAATATGAAAATCTGTATGAATCTTCTTTGGAGGCTATGACTCAATGGAATCTCTATCTAAAACAAGGTGGAACCATTGTCACAGATGTTACGATGGTACAAGCTGGTATCACCAAAGCCTTTACACAACAATACAAAACTCAGGTTATTTGTTATCTGAATGACCCTCGTGTTGAAGAGTTATCCATCCAAGAAGAACTGACTCGTAGTCAGGCTGCTATGCGAATTGCTACAGAGGAACATCCTACTGCCTTATTTGTAGTAGGCAATGCTCCCACTGCCTTGTTTGAGCTTTGTGATCAGTTGATTGACCAAAAGATTAAGCCTGCGGGCATTATTGCCGCTCCTGTAGGTTTTGTTAATGTAGTAGAGTCCAAATTAAAGCTAAAAGCTATTCCTACTGTTCCTTATGTTCTAATAAAAGGGCAAAAAGGAGGAAGTAATGTAGCAGCAAGCATAGTCAATGCAGCATTTACACTTGATTCATTTTACCAAACGGATACAGGTATATGA
- the cobI gene encoding precorrin-2 C(20)-methyltransferase, whose protein sequence is MKKGKIYGISLGPGDPDLITVKGLRLLQTVDRIYYPGSVTEEGTTTSYSLPILKAYDLDENKLTGMFLKMSDNRNEAQQTYANTFKQMLTDYQNGLQIAFVSEGDISFYSTFSYLLTYIQQHQLEVEIVAGVPSFLLGAAEHQIPLALLTEKIVVLPRTSNVLQLQQYLSDFETVILIKVRSILQEIIPVIQQQAVMLFYCERLGTAQQFISTSLEEIMNRDIPYFSLLILKKQL, encoded by the coding sequence TTGAAAAAAGGAAAGATATATGGTATTTCACTGGGTCCAGGAGATCCGGATTTGATTACAGTAAAAGGGCTGCGATTGTTACAAACAGTGGATAGAATTTACTATCCAGGCTCTGTAACTGAAGAAGGTACGACAACCAGTTATTCTCTTCCTATCCTGAAAGCGTATGATCTGGATGAAAACAAACTGACAGGAATGTTTTTGAAGATGTCAGATAATCGGAATGAAGCCCAACAAACGTATGCCAATACCTTTAAGCAAATGCTTACTGATTATCAGAATGGCCTGCAGATTGCGTTTGTTAGTGAAGGGGATATTTCTTTTTATAGTACCTTTTCCTATCTGTTAACCTACATTCAGCAACATCAGTTAGAAGTAGAAATTGTGGCTGGAGTTCCTTCGTTTCTATTGGGAGCAGCGGAGCATCAGATTCCGTTGGCCTTACTTACTGAAAAAATTGTCGTTCTGCCTCGTACAAGCAATGTTCTGCAACTACAACAGTACCTTTCTGATTTTGAAACGGTAATTCTCATCAAAGTCAGGAGCATTTTACAGGAAATAATCCCTGTCATCCAACAACAGGCGGTAATGCTTTTCTATTGTGAACGTTTGGGTACAGCACAACAATTCATCAGCACCTCACTGGAAGAAATCATGAACCGTGATATTCCCTATTTTTCATTGCTCATTCTCAAAAAACAATTATGA